A single window of Natronocella acetinitrilica DNA harbors:
- a CDS encoding YajG family lipoprotein has protein sequence MNRLALAVALAGAMILAGCAQTGQQLTLDPQPRSEGAAVGDGVTVTVSGQDGREESRLGVLENRRQGDAELTTDQDLGELVAAAVADLIESRGFQAGDSQRRELAVTVNRLEHRVSSEVPRRVETRVELAFEARNGDRRLSGRNRHARSDQVSGRPSAEENAAYIDATLAGGLERLLTDELLRFLAQP, from the coding sequence ATGAACCGACTTGCCCTCGCCGTTGCCCTTGCGGGCGCCATGATCCTTGCCGGCTGTGCGCAGACGGGCCAGCAACTGACGCTGGACCCCCAGCCCCGCTCCGAGGGTGCCGCAGTCGGTGACGGCGTGACGGTGACGGTCAGCGGGCAGGATGGGCGAGAGGAGAGCCGTCTCGGCGTGCTCGAAAACCGTCGCCAGGGCGACGCCGAACTGACCACCGACCAGGATCTGGGGGAACTCGTGGCGGCGGCTGTTGCCGACCTCATCGAGAGCCGTGGCTTTCAGGCGGGAGACAGTCAGCGTCGGGAACTCGCCGTTACCGTGAACCGCCTGGAGCATCGCGTCTCCAGCGAGGTACCAAGGCGTGTCGAGACCCGTGTTGAACTGGCTTTCGAGGCGCGTAACGGAGACCGCCGCCTCAGCGGTCGCAATCGGCATGCCCGCAGCGACCAGGTCAGTGGTCGGCCCAGCGCCGAGGAGAACGCCGCCTACATCGATGCCACGCTGGCCGGCGGGCTGGAACGACTCCTGACTGACGAGTTGCTGCGTTTCCTGGCCCAGCCCTGA
- a CDS encoding DUF3108 domain-containing protein — MRNGLIGAVVAVLFLGPLWLTAPAADDAAPAADIPQFEAEYELRRNNTRAALLMRSLRCDGGECRFQSEGRTVGLVDLVLRGRITEWTSFSLQDDGTLRPREYYYRQQARGGNNEYARLFFNPDSGRVSSRGDLRWDQDVEGEAMDELLSQLRLMLAVRAGETSMEFSVVDSDGELDSYEFAVVGEESVSTPAGTFQAVKVERRGGSRRRVTTMWFAPELEYMPIVVRQERVGRETFTATLQELHRAP; from the coding sequence ATGCGCAACGGATTGATTGGTGCGGTTGTGGCGGTCCTGTTCCTGGGGCCGCTGTGGCTGACTGCGCCGGCCGCCGATGACGCCGCTCCGGCCGCTGACATCCCGCAGTTCGAGGCCGAGTACGAGTTGCGTCGCAATAACACGCGGGCTGCTCTGCTGATGCGCAGCCTGCGTTGCGATGGCGGCGAATGCCGGTTCCAGTCGGAGGGCCGCACGGTTGGCCTGGTGGACCTGGTGCTGCGTGGTCGCATCACCGAGTGGACCAGCTTCTCCCTGCAGGATGATGGCACGTTGCGGCCCCGCGAGTACTACTACCGGCAGCAGGCCCGCGGTGGCAACAATGAGTACGCGAGGTTGTTCTTCAACCCGGACAGCGGTCGCGTGTCGAGCCGGGGGGATCTGCGCTGGGACCAGGATGTCGAGGGCGAGGCCATGGACGAACTGTTGTCGCAACTTCGCCTGATGCTTGCCGTTCGTGCCGGCGAGACCAGCATGGAGTTCTCGGTTGTCGATAGTGACGGCGAACTCGACAGCTACGAGTTTGCGGTTGTCGGAGAGGAGTCGGTGTCCACGCCTGCGGGTACCTTTCAAGCCGTGAAGGTCGAGCGGCGTGGCGGTTCCCGGCGGCGAGTGACCACCATGTGGTTTGCCCCGGAGCTTGAATACATGCCCATCGTCGTTCGCCAGGAACGGGTCGGCAGGGAGACCTTTACCGCCACCCTGCAGGAGTTGCACCGGGCTCCCTGA
- a CDS encoding metallophosphoesterase translates to MNSAKPAIRRAVLPANRHGRDFVVGDLHGCYGPLEQALTAVEFDTARDRLISVGDLVDRGPESLRCLALLDEPWFHAVLGNHEAAMLAHAGDGLQGGTPQAARLHMAVGGEWLDACWPWAENAPLQQLMRRAAGLPHLLRVGDEAVDYHVVHAQLPVNLLGRRWTDKRLEDAWTELDPTVLVWSRSLFTRKPLIQRAWQKGLSPVFCGHTPGKEVRIRQSHVCLDTGLVYGWTGEWNESAITLAEPGAGGVQYHRFELRPKTWVGTGASR, encoded by the coding sequence ATGAATTCAGCCAAACCAGCGATTCGCAGGGCCGTCCTGCCCGCCAACCGGCACGGGCGGGACTTCGTGGTGGGCGATCTGCACGGTTGCTATGGACCGCTGGAACAGGCCCTGACTGCCGTTGAATTCGACACGGCGCGGGACCGACTCATCTCCGTGGGGGATCTGGTGGACCGGGGTCCGGAAAGTCTGCGCTGCCTGGCCTTGCTAGATGAGCCCTGGTTCCATGCCGTGCTGGGTAACCACGAGGCTGCCATGCTGGCGCACGCCGGCGATGGCCTGCAAGGCGGCACGCCCCAGGCGGCGCGGCTGCACATGGCCGTCGGCGGTGAATGGCTGGACGCCTGCTGGCCCTGGGCGGAGAATGCCCCGCTGCAGCAACTGATGCGCCGCGCCGCCGGGTTGCCGCACCTGTTGAGGGTGGGCGACGAGGCAGTCGACTACCACGTCGTTCATGCGCAGTTACCGGTGAACCTGCTGGGTAGGCGCTGGACCGACAAGCGCCTGGAGGACGCCTGGACGGAACTGGATCCGACGGTGCTGGTGTGGTCCCGATCCCTGTTCACCCGCAAGCCATTGATCCAGCGCGCCTGGCAGAAGGGCCTCTCACCGGTCTTCTGTGGGCATACGCCCGGCAAGGAGGTCAGGATCAGGCAATCCCACGTCTGCCTGGATACCGGGCTGGTCTACGGCTGGACCGGCGAGTGGAACGAGTCGGCCATTACCCTGGCGGAACCGGGAGCAGGCGGCGTGCAGTATCATCGCTTCGAGCTGCGTCCGAAAACCTGGGTGGGAACAGGCGCCAGCCGTTGA
- a CDS encoding shikimate kinase codes for MILDANSHPIFIGMPGSGKSTLGRAVAKRLGRAFIDTDERMESTTGLSLQTYMDTHGPAAFARLESATGLGLSPSEPTLVATGGSMIYSDEAMAHLARLGPVVFLDVPLEILQARVGCGSDRGLLQRQSGGLSALWEERRPFYLRHADLIVPLEEGDPNAQAEHIARLLSTRE; via the coding sequence ATGATTCTGGATGCGAACAGCCATCCGATATTCATCGGAATGCCGGGGTCTGGCAAATCGACGCTGGGTCGGGCGGTGGCAAAACGCCTGGGCCGGGCGTTCATCGACACCGATGAGCGGATGGAGTCGACAACAGGCTTGAGCCTGCAGACCTATATGGATACCCACGGTCCGGCGGCGTTCGCCCGTCTGGAGTCCGCCACCGGGCTGGGGCTGTCGCCATCGGAGCCAACACTGGTTGCCACAGGCGGGTCCATGATCTACAGCGACGAAGCCATGGCCCATCTCGCACGACTGGGACCTGTGGTTTTCCTGGACGTGCCGTTGGAGATACTGCAGGCACGGGTGGGCTGCGGGAGTGACCGCGGTTTGCTGCAACGCCAGTCTGGCGGGCTGTCTGCGCTCTGGGAAGAGCGTCGCCCTTTTTACCTGCGGCATGCCGACCTGATCGTGCCGCTAGAGGAGGGGGATCCGAATGCCCAGGCCGAGCACATCGCCAGGCTGTTGAGCACGCGCGAATGA
- a CDS encoding DUF4139 domain-containing protein: protein MSTARALFVLLCLAAGSLNAAEDAALIDSDGDDRNGLALTLYQNGATLVEDRRSIALQSGVTTLLMEDVSPLLLPQSLRLEAGDGVRTLSHRLQLPSLDAGSLADAYLGEDVMLVRDLAGGGQRSRPVRLLARDGDTLIIRDGDGVEPIPASSGWRLRVPGLPPESRGRTALLLEVESATAGSRDGRLLYLTEGLGWQADYVLSIDGDQLSVKALAGIDNRTGLAFPDAHVRLVAGDPARSAGPVARSMTLEDASVADVGVGDYRLYELPEPVTLGRSEQVHLPLFQVANIPAQREYRLVGNAWGPQRTGPVAQPVMARLRLDTGPDGIARAMPAGTARVYETDPRYGAIFLGEDRVPATAEGGHAELSLGMAFDLSATRQQTRYRRLDERSEEQGWQIRVRNTRDRDASIRIIEQMPGDWTLLESSQDPDRSEPGRAIWTLNVPAGGEAQLRYLAEVRR from the coding sequence ATGTCCACAGCCCGTGCCCTGTTCGTACTCCTCTGTCTTGCGGCGGGCTCTCTGAACGCTGCAGAGGATGCCGCCCTGATTGACAGCGATGGAGACGATCGCAACGGTCTGGCACTGACGCTCTACCAGAATGGCGCCACCCTGGTGGAGGATCGCAGGAGCATCGCTCTGCAGAGCGGAGTGACCACGCTGCTGATGGAGGACGTCAGCCCCTTGCTCCTGCCCCAGAGCCTTCGCCTGGAAGCCGGTGATGGCGTGCGGACGCTGAGCCACCGGCTGCAGCTGCCGAGCCTCGACGCCGGCAGCCTTGCGGATGCGTACCTGGGTGAGGATGTGATGCTGGTCCGTGATCTTGCAGGTGGGGGACAGCGCAGTCGACCGGTGCGCTTGCTCGCCCGGGACGGCGACACGCTCATTATTCGCGACGGTGACGGCGTGGAGCCGATCCCCGCCTCGTCCGGCTGGCGTTTGCGCGTGCCGGGTCTGCCGCCTGAGAGTCGGGGTCGCACCGCCCTGCTGCTGGAGGTCGAGTCCGCAACGGCGGGCTCGCGGGATGGCCGCCTGCTTTACCTGACAGAGGGCCTGGGCTGGCAGGCGGACTACGTGCTTTCCATTGACGGGGATCAGCTCTCGGTAAAAGCCCTGGCAGGGATCGACAACCGAACCGGCCTGGCATTTCCGGATGCCCACGTGCGCCTGGTGGCCGGGGACCCTGCGCGTAGCGCTGGTCCGGTGGCCCGGAGCATGACCCTTGAGGATGCGTCTGTGGCCGATGTCGGTGTCGGCGACTATCGGCTCTACGAGTTGCCGGAGCCGGTCACTCTGGGGCGCTCGGAGCAGGTCCACCTGCCGCTATTCCAGGTGGCGAACATCCCGGCCCAACGGGAGTACCGCCTGGTGGGTAATGCCTGGGGACCGCAGCGGACCGGGCCTGTGGCGCAGCCGGTGATGGCGCGCCTGCGCCTGGATACCGGCCCCGACGGCATCGCTCGTGCCATGCCCGCGGGCACCGCCCGCGTCTACGAGACCGATCCACGCTACGGTGCGATTTTCCTCGGCGAAGACAGGGTGCCGGCCACCGCCGAGGGCGGGCATGCGGAACTCTCGCTGGGCATGGCCTTCGACCTGAGTGCCACCCGCCAGCAGACCCGTTACCGCCGCCTTGATGAACGCTCGGAAGAGCAGGGTTGGCAGATCCGCGTGCGTAACACCCGCGACCGCGACGCCAGCATTCGGATCATCGAGCAGATGCCTGGCGACTGGACTCTGCTGGAATCAAGCCAGGATCCGGATCGCAGTGAACCGGGCCGTGCAATCTGGACGCTGAACGTGCCTGCCGGCGGAGAGGCTCAGTTGCGCTATCTTGCGGAAGTGCGCCGCTGA